In Fusarium oxysporum Fo47 chromosome XII, complete sequence, one DNA window encodes the following:
- a CDS encoding and other transporter-domain-containing protein: MTSTDWPKVLPQTELPWYRTKHLVLLNLMLLVPLLSSSAAFMAGSMMNGLQTLPQWRNFFNNPPPPLLGAINAVYPVCKILGLVPASTISDKFGRKVPIYIGLVSLVIGPAIQAASINLPMFIVSRGLIGFATVFPQVACPILVSELSYPTHRGKMTALYNTFFYFGAIAAAWITYGTFKMQSTWAWRCPSALQAAIPFLQLMFIYWVPESPRWLIANGKKDQAIAILTKLHAGGQENSPLVEFEITEIENALALERSQESSASWVTLVKTAPMRRRTLIAAILGFFSQWNGIGVVTYYLSLVLNTIGITAAKDQVLINGLLQLFNFAAAVFAGALMVDRFGRRRLFLVATSGLCLSYVAWTALTSYFIRSHDEAAGRTVVAFIFIAFFFYDVAWTPLPQAYTIEIFPFLTRSRGLTTALTSSYIGLISAQLINPVGLAALGWRYYIVFCCILACLVVVIYFLFPETKGRSLEQITELFEGSSVSVDAEEIISKGKVGVVYEIETPNKHLAFNSQSNMFQTRLVSISTSRTFINSQRSSKLIPNLRRFSASPSHLQRLPVQISGQGSGTIQSISVKDKPYTFSTDTYKVIGGQDSHPSPVAYALASLSSCNQVTGALVAKDHGLTLGKWRVSVEGQLPTAVLVGGEQGNPNWESVDLEVYVQTSAEDAAFEHFVAEVERRCPITQLFKRSGVAYKSKWINEPL; this comes from the exons ATGACAAGTACTGACTGGCCCAAGGTTCTTCCCCAGACAGAGCTTCCTTGGTATCGAACAAAGCATCTCGTTCTTCTTAACCTGATGCTTCTTGTCCCCTTGCTCAGCTCCTCCGCT GCATTCATGGCAGGATCTATGATGAACGGTCTCCAGACACTCCCGCAGTGGCgaaacttcttcaacaaccctcctcctcccctcCTCGGCGCCATCAACGCCGTCTACCCCGTCTGCAAGATCCTCGGCTTGGTGCCAGCAAGTACCATCTCAGACAAATTTGGACGAAAGGTGCCCATCTACATTGGCCTTGTGTCGCTTGTAATCGGGCCGGCTATCCAAGCAGCGTCGATCAATCTTCCCATGTTCATCGTGTCGAGAGGTCTCATAGGCTTCGCTACAGTTTTTCCTCAGGTCGCCTGTCCGATTCTCGTTTCCGAGCTCTCCTACCCTACCCATCGAGGCAAAATGACTGCTTTGTACAATACCTTCTTCTACTTTGGTGCTATTGCAGCCGCTTGGATCACCTATGGAACTTTCAAGATGCAGTCCACCTGGGCTTGGCGTTGTCCCTCAGCTTTGCAAGCAGCGATTCCGTTTCTTCAGCTCATGTTTATCTATTGGGTTCCCGAGTCTCCTCG ATGGCTCATTGCGAATGGTAAAAAAGACCAAGCCATCGCGATCCTCACCAAGCTACATGCAGGCGGACAAGAAAACTCTCCACTTGTAGAGTTCGAAATCACCGAAATCGAGAATGCCCTAGCGCTCGAACGAAGCCAAGAGTCATCAGCATCGTGGGTAACGCTCGTCAAAACGGCTCCTATGCGCAGACGTACCCTCATTGCAGCTATCCTGGGCTTTTTCAGCCAGTGGAACGGTATCGGCGTTGTCACCTATTATTTGTCTCTAgtcctcaacaccatcggGATCACGGCCGCCAAAGACCAGGTTCTGATCAACGGCCTACTTCAGCTCTTCAACTTTGCCGCAGCTGTGTTTGCTGGTGCTCTGATGGTTGACAGGTTTGGACGGCGAAGGCTCTTCCTAGTTGCTACATCAGGGCTTTGCCTCAGCTACGTAGCTTGGACAGCACTCACGAGCTATTTCATTAGGAGCCACGACGAAGCAGCCGGTAGAACTGTGGTGGCATTCATCTTTATCGCTTTTTTCTTCTACGATGTGGCTTGGACACCACTTCCTCAAGCATACACCATCGAGATCTTCCCTTTCTTGACTCGCAGCCGAGGTTTGACCACTGCACTCACGTCTTCGTACATTGGCCTCATTAGCGCTCAACTGATTAACCCTGTTGGTTTGGCTGCTCTTGGTTGGAGGTATTATATCGTTTTCTGCTGCATCCtggcttgtcttgttgtGGTTATCTATTTCTTGTTCCCTGAGACTAAGGGCCGCAGCCTAGAACAGATTACGGAGCTTTTTGAGGGCAGCAGTGTTAGTGTggatgctgaggagattATCAGCAAAGGAAAGGTTGGGGTTGTGTATGAGATTGAGACGCCAAACAAG CATTTGGCATTCAATTCGCAGTCCAATATGTTTCAGACTCGTCTTGTTTCAATTTCAACATCGCGAACTTTCATCAACTCGCAGCGCTCTTCAAAATTGATCCCCAATCTACGACGCTTCTCTGCTTCTCCGTCTCATCTCCAGCGCCTCCCAGTCCAGATCTCCGGCCAAGGAAGCGGCACCATCCAAAGCATCTCTGTCAAAGACAAGCCGTACACATTCTCAACCGACACCTACAAGGTCATCGGCGGCCAGGACTCGCACCCCTCGCCCGTTGCCTACGCACTCGCTAGTCTCAGCTCGTGCAACCAGGTCACGGGCGCACTCGTGGCTAAGGATCACGGGCTCACGCTGGGCAAATGGCGCGTCTCAGTCGAGGGCCAGCTCCCCACTGCGGTGCTGGTTGGCGGTGAGCAGGGCAATCCGAACTGGGAGAGCGTGGACTTGGAGGTGTATGTACAGACCAGTGCAGAAGATGCTGCGTTTGAACATTTTGTTGCAGAGGTTGAACGGAGATGCCCAATCACGCAGCTTTTTAAACGCAGTGGTGTGGCGTATAAGAGCAAGTGGATTAATGAGCCGCTCTGA
- a CDS encoding uncharacterized protein (expressed protein), giving the protein MDLRSDDVLPGEKVLMKKAANAMININDYKLSRFFADDLARLFGKENLEAIGGKLYLTNYRLLFKSHSINRVTGKFSVALPTIIAVEDTSKFLTKRIDVTTSTETFQFVVWGIPELIDKINETRLALEPVEVKRLQSLVLENYKVFGDGMTVAKSIEGINKALLAARKAGVLTELATRAGNPLEITGILNFLELMGDEQG; this is encoded by the coding sequence ATGGATCTACGAAGTGATGATGTCCTGCCAGGCGAAAAAGTCTTGATGAAAAAGGCGGCTAATGCtatgatcaacatcaatgaTTATAAACTGAGTAGATTCTTCGCGGACGACCTTGCCCGCCTTTTCGGCAAAGAGAATCTCGAGGCGATCGGCGGGAAGCTGTATCTCACCAACTACCGACTGCTGTTCAAGTCGCACTCGATAAACCGTGTCACTGGCAAATTCAGTGTTGCACTTCCTACAATCATCGCTGTCGAGGACACGTCCAAGTTCTTGACGAAGCGGATCGACGTAACCACGTCCACTGAAACATTCCAATTTGTTGTCTGGGGCATCCCTGAACTCATAGACAAGATCAACGAGACTCGTCTGGCGTTGGAGCCTGTCGAGGTCAAGCGCTTGCAGTCACTCGTCCTGGAGAACTACAAAGTCTTTGGTGATGGCATGACGGTTGCAAAGAGTATTGAAGGGATAAACAAGGCCTTGCTGGCGGCTCGGAAGGCAGGAGTTTTGACCGAGTTGGCAACTAGAGCAGGGAATCCTTTGGAGATCACAGGAATCTTGAACTTTCTTGAGTTAATGGGAGATGAACAAGGCTGA
- a CDS encoding uncharacterized protein (uncharacterized alpha/beta hydrolase domain-domain containing protein), with amino-acid sequence MLPRILFPLLAASAVAEVHYLFSGFFSGSRIAGIEFDDETHSLSLVKNISSASDDGSKWIALDARKQNLYVGTTGYFQSYKVAKDLGLTYKSNVSLSSDCKNANFITASSKSPFAVFGTPYGGGCPTIAISVDKTGTLQKSFANATYNTKGGVHGTALSPNNDFLYSADDMGNAVWVHSYNRESGKIEEVQYLAAEEGSNPRHLTAHPNGKWVYVVYEEANSIAAYKRNTKTGKLEFRNETYSLLPSGFTNSSSYWADEVLLSTPAEGSSPKYLLAATRSRKTGVPGYVSAFSLDARSGAIKEQLFLQETTNSGGSANAVSPASFSEDFFAITDSGSNFIEVWKIKNKSASAVAHLDLENGPANAVCPHVEEAINADEYVKLILCFDGTGNTFSGTNADTNVVKILRKLDRNHKKQYHYYQMRSRVSKAIDSGFGTTFDAHIMAGYRFLMRYYEPEAKIYIFGFSRGAFTAKYLSRMVNEVGLLCKGNEEMVPFAYRLYQRSLQCKSNDRTAAMGFFARNGASDEKAPEDQASVTNHSDTAPLSQNAGPNGASSDAPKQGEDNDGPVEDIYLAGNPVITPSKEAIAAKKEVKAFGQTFCRTEGTDPKKHKNIKVFFLGLWDCVNSVAMVERNSPAPVEITGTAHHVRHAVAVDERRVKFRPALLAQDIKTVIKASKKEDTEKEDIREVWFPGNHGDVGGGWPAIPREMKGWALWKYIFSGTKVKNLVKPLKDNALQMSDMALEWMIREVDIVGKQHPGCHVHWCHTLDAFKNSMKVTKTVEDRIIKGFMHDTLRFGYGSSFLKVFMWNLIETLPGIPRWELNDSKEEKDRGWELYRGIPNFGAPRDIPRGAVLHNSLKERLEKVKKYRPLNDHGSGDPCLWNSEGVADMRDVTYKRLGPDGEIKDPDWDARHKIWQFEDFHAQLVRARTC; translated from the exons ATGTTGCCAAGAATTCTATTCCCGCTTCTCGCCGCCTCGGCTGTTGCTGAAGTACATTACCTGTTTTCTGGCTTCTTTTCTGGATCTAGAATTGCCGGCATTGAGTTCGATGATGAAACCcattccttgagcttggtgaagAATATCTCCTCCGCATCCGATGACGGGTCGAAGTGGATAGCACTCGAT GCGCGCAAGCAAAACTTATACGTTGGCACCACTGGTTACTTCCAAAGCTACAAGGTAGCCAAGGATCTGGGGTTGACCTATAAGAGCAACGTCAGCTTATCCTCGGATT GCAAAAACGCAAATTTCATCACCGCATCATCCAAGTCTCCCTTCGCAGTATTCGGCACACCCTACGGAGGCGGCTGTCCAACAATCGCCATCTCCGTCGATAAGACCGGCACTCTCCAGAAAAGCTTTGCAAATGCGACTTACAATACCAAAGGTGGTGTTCACGGAACCGCGCTGAGCCCGAATAATGACTTCCTGTACTCCGCCGATGACATGGGAAATGCAGTCTGGGTCCACTCTTACAATCGCGAAAGCGGCAAGATTGAAGAGGTGCAATATCTTGCTGCCGAGGAAGGATCCAATCCGAGACATTTGACTGCGCATCCAAATGGAAAATGGGTATACGTGGTTTATGAGGAGGCGAACTCTATTGCGGCATATAAGCGAAATACAAAGACTGGAAAACTCGAGTTTCGCAACGAGACGTACAGTTTACTTCCCTCCG GATTTACtaactcttcttcttattggGCTGATGAAGTACTACTTTCCACGCCTGCCGAAGGATCATCCCCCAAATACCTGCTTGCTGCCACGAGATCCCGTAAAACTGGAGTTCCTGGATACGTCTCTGCGTTTAGCTTGGATGCCAGATCCGGAGCTATCAAAGAGCAGCTGTTTCTGCAAGAAACTACCAACAGTGGAGGATCTGCGAATGCTGTGTCGCCAGCCTCGTTCAGTGAGGACTTCTTTGCTATTACTGATAGCGGTTCGAATTTTATTGAAGTTTGGAAGATCAAAAATAAGAGTGCATCGGCAGTTGCGCACCTCGATCTTGAGAATGGACCGGCGAATGCCGTATG CCCCCATGTGGAGGAGGCTATTAATGCCGATGAATACGTCAAACTCATTCTTTGCTTCGACGGTACTGGCAATACCTTCAGCGGCACCAACGCTGACACCAACGTGGTTAAGATTCTCCGCAAGCTTGACCGCAATCACAAGAAACAGTACCATTATTATCAAA TGCGCAGCAGAGTTTCCAAGGCAATTGACTCAGGATTCGGGACCACTTTCGATGCCCATATTATGGCAGGATATCGTTTCCTAATGCGATACTATGAACCT GAAGCAAAGATTTATATCTTTGGATTCAGTCGAGGCGCTTTTACCGCTAAATACCTTTCACGCATGGTCAACGAGGTTGGCCTTCTTTGCAAGGGTAACGAGGAAATGGTACCTTTCGCATACCGGCTCTACCAACGCTCTCTCCAGTGCAAAAGCAACGATCGCACTGCGGCCATGGGCTTTTTCGCCCGCAACGGTGCCTCTGATGAGAAGGCCCCCGAGGACCAGGCTTCTGTAACTAATCATTCCGATACTGCCCCTCTGTCGCAGAATGCCGGACCTAATGGCGCGTCGTCTGATGCGCCGAAACAGGGAGAAGACAATGATGGACCAGTTGAGGATATCTATCTGGCCGGCAACCCTGTCATCACGCCAAGCAAGGAGGCCATCGCTGCGAAAAAGGAGGTCAAGGCTTTCGGTCAAACCTTCTGCCGCACCGAAGGCACTGATCccaagaagcacaagaatatcaaagtcttcttccttggtctCTGGGACTGCGTCAACTCTGTTGCCATGGTTGAGCGAAATTCCCCTGCTCCAGTGGAGATAACAGGAACTGCACACCACGTCCGTCACGCTGTGGCTGTAGACGAGCGCCGTGTCAAGTTCAGGCCTGCCCTCCTTGCTCAAGACATCAAGACCGTCATCAAGGCTTCCAAGAAAGAGGATACTGAAAAGGAAGATATCAGAGAGGTCTGGTTCCCCGGTAATCACGGTGACGTTGGTGGAGGGTGGCCGGCCATACCAAGAGAAATGAAAGGTTGGGCCCTCTGGAAATACATCTTCAGTGGAACCAAGGTTAAGAATCTAGTCAAGCCTCTCAAGGACAACGCTTTACAGATGAGCGACATGGCCCTCGAATGGATGATCCGCGAGGTTGATATTGTCGGCAAACAACACCCTGGCTGCCACGTGCACTGGTGCCATACTCTTGATGCTTTCAAGAATAGCATGAAGGTGACCAAAACCGTAGAGGATCGCATCATCAAGGGCTTCATGCATGATACCCTCAGGTTCGGTTATGGCTCATCATTTTTGAAGGTCTTCATGTGGAATTTGATTG AAACGCTCCCAGGTATTCCTCGCTGGGAACTCAACGACtcaaaggaagagaaggatagAGGATGGGAGTTGTACAGAGGTATACCCAACTTCGGTGCTCCTCGCGATATTCCCCGAGGAGCCGTGCTGCATAATTCACTCAAGGAGCGgcttgagaaggtcaagaagtACCGGCCACTGAACGACCATGGTTCAGGCGACCCTTGCTTGTGGAATTCAGAGGGTGTCGCCGACATGAGGGACGTGACGTATAAGCGCCTAGGTCCGGATGGTGAAATCAAGGATCCTGACTGGGATGCCCGACATAAGATTTGGCAGTTTGAGGACTTTCACGCCCAGCTTGTTCGCGCTCGCACTTGTTGA